CACACAGTCGTCGATCTTATTTTAAAATCTTGATGGATGGATACCTATTTTTTACCAAAATAGTCGGAAAGTGAAGGGAGTTTGACCTCACCCTTGCTAGTTACGGGTACACTAATGTTGCCAAAGATTGGGATATCGACAACAAGGAAGACTTGAAGCTCGTAGTCGATGTCCCAGTCTAAAGCAATATCCTTCACCAAACTTATCAAAACGTTGTGTGGAACCTTGATCTCCACATCTAGCATAGTGTCACCGTTCCCTTTTAGTGAACCTGGATCAGGGACTGTACCGGTTGCAATCTCACTGATTACAAAAAAAAAGGTCAGTTACGAAACAGAACATGAATATGTAATGCaaatttttaataatgattttaaaagtCTAAAGTAATTGTCATTAGTATATATCTCATTAGTATATATCCAAcatttttgttttattttacacTAGTGTATATTTCATTTTTCATCTTCACCAAAACTTAGTAACATTAGACCATATACTATGGTGGCCTTATTTGTCAGTCGCCCAATACGTCTTACAGTAACACTACAGTTGCGGTTTGGATAACACCATAAGGCACGTAGAAGGTTACCCGGGAGAGCAAGTATTTT
The window above is part of the Rutidosis leptorrhynchoides isolate AG116_Rl617_1_P2 chromosome 1, CSIRO_AGI_Rlap_v1, whole genome shotgun sequence genome. Proteins encoded here:
- the LOC139873151 gene encoding desiccation protectant protein Lea14 homolog; this translates as MAGLIEQAKQFVSDKVASMAKPEATVKDVDLKGVCFSYVTYNAKVNVANPYNVALPICEIRYVLKSSGSEIATGTVPDPGSLKGNGDTMLDVEIKVPHNVLISLVKDIALDWDIDYELQVFLVVDIPIFGNISVPVTSKGEVKLPSLSDYFGKK